Proteins encoded by one window of bacterium:
- a CDS encoding PASTA domain-containing protein has translation MSNVKIGSIILRVLSVIAVLLIMVVVGTAIYIFLPTSAVGKTVIVPDVTGKHLINATNILCKSKLRVNKIYEEHSLEKNYIISQDPLPGTKVKSGRTIDLKVSMGNSMVIRVPNLQNIPLTEAKHHLNRLSNQKLQTGQISYIYSSVEKDYVIAQSPLPKTKLPENSKINLLISLGNRPLSFYMPELTGMKLDEATELVKKIGLRITRIREEISTEYERGTIINQKPLYGYRVTIGDGLTLTVANK, from the coding sequence ATGTCAAATGTAAAGATTGGCTCAATAATATTACGAGTCCTTAGTGTCATAGCCGTTTTATTAATAATGGTCGTAGTGGGCACGGCTATATATATCTTTTTACCTACATCTGCGGTGGGAAAAACGGTTATTGTTCCAGATGTAACCGGAAAACATTTAATCAATGCCACAAATATTTTATGTAAGTCTAAACTGAGGGTTAATAAGATTTATGAGGAACATTCCCTGGAGAAAAATTATATTATTTCCCAGGACCCTCTACCGGGAACAAAGGTAAAATCAGGAAGGACGATAGACTTAAAAGTAAGTATGGGCAACTCTATGGTTATTCGAGTTCCAAATCTTCAAAATATTCCTCTTACAGAAGCAAAACATCATCTTAACCGCTTATCAAATCAAAAATTACAGACAGGGCAAATATCTTATATATACTCTTCGGTAGAAAAAGATTATGTCATTGCTCAAAGCCCGCTCCCTAAAACAAAATTACCAGAGAATTCTAAAATAAACCTGCTTATCAGCCTGGGTAATAGACCGCTTAGTTTTTATATGCCTGAATTAACTGGCATGAAACTTGATGAGGCAACTGAATTAGTTAAAAAAATAGGCTTAAGGATAACTCGAATCCGCGAAGAAATATCCACTGAATATGAACGAGGAACAATCATCAATCAAAAACCCCTTTATGGATATAGAGTTACAATTGGGGATGGGCTGACATTAACGGTAGCAAATAAATAG